From Microaerobacter geothermalis, one genomic window encodes:
- a CDS encoding helix-turn-helix domain-containing protein, whose translation MNLEKAFNIAELKAKTREQNKGVDLETVNKEADKAEKAGYILVKRNEYNKARHSILNNVNMIHLLKSKYLTVAEGYLLLSIANLLRYDSNIIVDDNNVPMSVSDIAELFGKSREQTSRNVNQLIKKGIIHQYADPEETLTFGRVVSERILILNPELVYAGDRNKINHAMSVIAIQRDKLEKNKIYLPWKIWIKPKANYGQLYQRKTYLKLKKMIPIKGDV comes from the coding sequence GTGAACTTAGAAAAAGCCTTTAATATTGCGGAATTAAAAGCAAAAACGAGAGAGCAAAACAAAGGAGTTGATTTAGAGACAGTCAACAAAGAGGCAGATAAAGCGGAGAAAGCGGGCTATATCCTTGTGAAAAGAAACGAATACAACAAGGCTAGACACTCAATATTAAATAACGTAAACATGATTCATTTGCTAAAAAGTAAGTATTTAACAGTGGCAGAAGGATATTTACTGCTTAGTATCGCAAATCTTTTACGGTATGACAGCAATATTATTGTGGATGATAATAACGTTCCGATGTCCGTATCTGATATTGCCGAATTATTTGGAAAAAGTCGTGAACAAACAAGCAGAAACGTTAACCAACTGATAAAAAAAGGGATAATTCATCAATACGCAGATCCAGAAGAAACTTTGACTTTTGGCAGGGTTGTATCCGAAAGAATATTAATATTAAATCCAGAGCTTGTGTATGCTGGGGACAGAAACAAAATCAATCACGCAATGAGTGTTATAGCTATTCAAAGAGATAAATTAGAAAAAAACAAAATTTATCTACCGTGGAAAATCTGGATAAAACCAAAAGCAAACTACGGTCAATTATACCAACGAAAAACTTACTTGAAATTAAAAAAAATGATTCCAATTAAAGGGGATGTGTAG